GACAGGCGGACGTTGCGTGCCGCGGATGATGCGGCGCTGCGGCAGGGTGCGCCGCAGGCGCGTCCATGCTGAGGTGCCGCGGCCGGCGCGGAACGAAGCGATGATTCTCGACGAGATCCTGGAGGCCAAACGCGACGAGGTCGCCGCAGCACGCCGGCGCAGGCCGATCGAGGAGCTGCGCGCGCGACCGCTCTACGAGGAGCCGCGCCGCGGCTTCGCTGCCGCGCTCGCCCGCGAAGGCGCGGGACGCGCAATCATCGCCGAGATCAAGAAGGCCTCGCCGTCCAGGGGCGTCATTCGCGCCGACTTCGATCCAGTGACGCACGCGCGCCAGTACGAAGACGCTGGCGCCCGCTGCATCTCGGTCCTCACCGACACGCCGTACTTCCAGGGCAGCCTCTCCGATCTCGAAGCCGTGCGAGCAGTGACGACTATTCCGCTGCTGCGCAAGGATTTCACCATCGACGAGTATCAAGTCGTCGAGGCGCGCGCGCACGGCGCCGACTGCATTCTGCTGATCGTGGCGGCGCTCGAACAGGATGTGCTGGTATCGCTGCTGCACAGCGCCGGCCGTGAAGGCCTCGACGTCCTGGTGGAGGTGCACGACGAAACCGAAATGCGCCGCGCCGTCGATGCGGGAGCGATGCTCCTCGGCATCAACAACCGCAACCTGCGCACGTTCGATACGTCGCTCAATGTCACGCGGCAGCTCATTCCGGTGGCGCCCGAGGAGGTGACGCTGGTCTCGGAAAGCGGCTTTCGTCATCCGCACGAGCTCGGGCAGATGGAGCAGCTCGGCGTCAATGCGTTCCTGATCGGTGAGAATCTCATCAAGGAGCCCGAGCCGGGCCGGGCCCTGCGCTGGTTCCTGACGGGCAAGGATGCTGCGGAGCCCTGAGATCGCCGCGGCGGTTTCGTGCACTGGCAGCGGCATCATCGAGCGCAGGTGAGAGCATGCTGGTGATCGACGGCTCTCACGGCGAAGGCGGCGGCCAGATTCTTCGCTCCTCTCTTGCGCTGTCGCTGATGCTGGGCGTGCCGTTTCGCATCGAGCGGATCCGTGCGCGCCGCAGCAAGCCCGGGCTGTTGCGGCAGCATCTGACGGCAGTCCGCGCGGCGGCGGCCGTGGGAAGCGCCGACGTCGAAGGAGCCGTCCTCGGATCGCAGACTCTTGCCTTCCATCCGCGCGCCGTGGCTGGCGGCAGCTACCGCTTCGACATCGGCTCGGCCGGCAGCACCACGCTGGTGCTGCAGACGGTGCTCGTGCCGCTGCTGCTTGCTTCGGCTCCCTCGGACGTCGAGTTCATCGGTGGAACGCACAATCCGCACGCGCCGCCGTTCCGCTTCCTCGAGCGGACGTTTCTGCCGCTTCTGTCCGCGATGGGCGCACGCGTGCATGTCGAGCTGGTGCGGCCGGGTTTCTATCCTGCCGGTGGCGGCGTTCTACGGATGCGCATCGAGCCGGTCGCGCGCCTCACTCCAATCGACGCGCTCGAACGCGGCCGACAGCGGACTGCGTGCGCATTTGCCGAAGTCGCCAAGCTTCCGCTGCTGATCGCCGAGCGCGAGCTTGCGACGATCGAAGGACGAACCGGCTGGCCGACGGAGCATCTCGTCGCGGCCGAGCTTACGAATTCGATCAGTGCGGGCAACGTGATTTCGATCGAGCTCGCATACGAGCACGTCACGGAGGTGTTCACGGCATTCGGTGAGCGAGGGGTGCGTGCCGAGGACGTTGCCGCCGACGCCGTCGAGCAGATGCAGCGATACGTCGCCAGCGACGCCGTCGCGTGCGAGTTTCTCACCGATCAGCTTCTTCTGCCGATGGCGATCGCCGGCGGAGGCGGCTTCACGGCCCAGTGCGCGTCGCTTCACGCCACGACGAATGCCGATGTCATCGAGCAATTTCTGGAGCGACGCGTGCGGTTCGAGCAGGAGGACAAGCGGGTTCGGGTGACGGTGTGAGGGGAGGGGCTGCGGCGGCGTTCCGCGCCGCCACGTCGGCTCATTTCGGCGCTGCGGTAGGCGAGGGGTCGGGCGCGCCGCGACGGTGGACCTGGCGTCCGTCAAAAATAACGGAAACAGCATAAAAAAAGCCTTCCGCTCACTTGCCAGGCGCAGTGTTTTCGTACTATGTTCGCCTCGATGATCGAGGTCTCCGCTGCCATTCGTGACGACGTCTCCAGCCGCTTCGTGCGCCTGCCGCTGGCCGGCACCCGCATCACGGCCG
This window of the Candidatus Limnocylindrales bacterium genome carries:
- the trpC gene encoding indole-3-glycerol phosphate synthase TrpC, producing MILDEILEAKRDEVAAARRRRPIEELRARPLYEEPRRGFAAALAREGAGRAIIAEIKKASPSRGVIRADFDPVTHARQYEDAGARCISVLTDTPYFQGSLSDLEAVRAVTTIPLLRKDFTIDEYQVVEARAHGADCILLIVAALEQDVLVSLLHSAGREGLDVLVEVHDETEMRRAVDAGAMLLGINNRNLRTFDTSLNVTRQLIPVAPEEVTLVSESGFRHPHELGQMEQLGVNAFLIGENLIKEPEPGRALRWFLTGKDAAEP
- the rtcA gene encoding RNA 3'-terminal phosphate cyclase — encoded protein: MLVIDGSHGEGGGQILRSSLALSLMLGVPFRIERIRARRSKPGLLRQHLTAVRAAAAVGSADVEGAVLGSQTLAFHPRAVAGGSYRFDIGSAGSTTLVLQTVLVPLLLASAPSDVEFIGGTHNPHAPPFRFLERTFLPLLSAMGARVHVELVRPGFYPAGGGVLRMRIEPVARLTPIDALERGRQRTACAFAEVAKLPLLIAERELATIEGRTGWPTEHLVAAELTNSISAGNVISIELAYEHVTEVFTAFGERGVRAEDVAADAVEQMQRYVASDAVACEFLTDQLLLPMAIAGGGGFTAQCASLHATTNADVIEQFLERRVRFEQEDKRVRVTV